Proteins co-encoded in one Kribbella solani genomic window:
- a CDS encoding DUF2961 domain-containing protein → MLRRAVVLLVCSVLLLTGSAAASAGPPVTGNDNGPVGWDVYRNLDRLPELQTGVRTKQFSSFGRDGTNNDGFEGTYSCLRTTAAGCVIAEDSGPGEVASIWFTRDEGNVSKTGTITVELDGKQVLHGSLQDIVDGKIGAPFSYPLVANGVQTSGGVYIRVPMPYRSSMRITTQTNPYFYHVGYRQFPDANGIKTFDPRDQAEDVLALLNAAGTKDPKPVQPNARTTSTPLNLAPGKQVKLADVSGPGELSALRLKLPEIVGLDLKSIADDGRAFVGGSSFTVKIDPASTGVTLTRRMDLRIGNQRAKILVDGAPAGEWAPLKAQGAQWHDQSVELPAALTAGKSQITVTNQFVSSDLDFNEFAYWAGSTVGGQLKRTDTLDVGPNHLADEQAHGYTITKQNWSGEHAMTYAATDADAARVKPSDTLLAGVRVQVTIDGQKRVDAPLGEFFGSGLGENPVHSLFFAMDPDGWYSSWWPMPYVGRATVMLVNPTSYALKGQAEVTAARDGRVAAELATGKTGYFTAISKRGETTQGSDWNFADVTGRGKFVGVSQTMEGLLADGNTRGYLEGDERVYADGERTPAIHGTGTEDYYESGWYFNAGTYSTPFHGNSAHEVRAGFCTNECDGAWRLHITDSVGFENQLNFGIEHGQQDDHPAIYGSTAFLYTAAKFGARETDRIDTGSAVSRARHGFADGGTQADLSAVYEGDHDDITLADQVRSSTQPVKFSVKIDPANRGVTLRRTSDQNAAGQSATVVVNGKVAGTWLQPLGNTHQRWLDDNYQLPSAITFGRTRLDIELRPTGSAAWTASAYVVQSLTIPYPDRKAPGAVAGVNAAGRTDNAINVTWNDVSDDSGIAYYNVYGAKDGGAEKLLGTTPLPGFLHRNLGLHEAWTYRIAAVDLAGHLGAKSATVQATTGSTLRIEGESMLPPVSSTVAVDAQGNCCGVSWSGGAQAWIHGSKAGDKTVLKFAVPTTGSYKLSTVLTKAADYGIVNVQIDNGTPVAFDGYQPAGVGTQQVDFGTSQLTAGDHQLTITLTGKNAAATGYLVGLDVLNLNLNS, encoded by the coding sequence ATGCTCCGTCGTGCCGTCGTTCTACTCGTCTGTTCGGTCTTGCTGCTGACCGGTTCGGCCGCAGCATCAGCCGGCCCACCGGTAACCGGGAACGACAACGGTCCGGTCGGCTGGGACGTCTACCGGAACCTGGACCGCCTGCCCGAGCTCCAGACCGGCGTACGCACCAAGCAGTTCTCCAGCTTCGGCCGCGACGGCACCAACAACGACGGCTTCGAAGGCACGTACTCCTGCCTGCGGACCACCGCCGCCGGCTGTGTGATCGCGGAGGACTCCGGTCCCGGCGAGGTCGCCTCGATCTGGTTCACCCGGGACGAGGGCAACGTCAGCAAGACCGGGACGATCACGGTCGAGCTGGACGGCAAGCAGGTCCTGCACGGCTCGCTGCAGGACATCGTCGACGGCAAAATCGGCGCGCCGTTCAGTTATCCGCTGGTCGCCAACGGCGTACAGACCAGTGGCGGCGTCTACATTCGCGTACCCATGCCGTACCGCTCCTCGATGCGGATCACCACGCAGACGAACCCGTACTTCTATCACGTCGGCTACCGCCAGTTCCCGGACGCGAACGGCATCAAGACCTTCGATCCGCGTGACCAGGCCGAGGATGTACTCGCGCTGCTGAATGCGGCCGGAACCAAGGATCCCAAGCCGGTACAGCCGAACGCGCGCACCACCAGTACGCCGCTGAACCTTGCCCCGGGCAAGCAGGTCAAGCTGGCCGACGTGTCCGGCCCGGGTGAGCTCAGCGCGCTCCGGCTGAAGCTGCCGGAGATCGTCGGCCTGGATCTGAAGAGCATTGCCGACGACGGCCGCGCCTTCGTCGGTGGCAGCTCGTTCACGGTCAAGATCGACCCGGCCAGCACCGGCGTGACGCTGACCCGGCGGATGGACCTGCGGATCGGCAACCAGCGGGCGAAGATCCTGGTCGACGGCGCACCGGCCGGCGAGTGGGCGCCACTCAAGGCGCAGGGCGCGCAGTGGCACGACCAGTCCGTCGAGCTGCCCGCGGCGTTGACCGCAGGCAAGTCGCAGATCACCGTGACCAATCAGTTCGTGTCATCGGACCTCGACTTCAACGAGTTCGCGTACTGGGCCGGCTCGACCGTCGGCGGGCAGCTCAAGCGCACCGACACCCTCGATGTCGGGCCGAACCACCTCGCCGACGAGCAGGCGCACGGCTACACGATCACCAAGCAGAACTGGAGCGGCGAGCACGCGATGACGTACGCCGCGACCGACGCGGACGCCGCCCGGGTGAAGCCGTCCGACACGTTGTTGGCCGGAGTTCGGGTCCAGGTGACGATCGACGGCCAGAAGCGGGTCGACGCACCACTCGGCGAGTTCTTCGGCTCCGGTCTCGGCGAGAACCCGGTGCACTCGCTGTTCTTCGCGATGGACCCCGACGGCTGGTACTCGTCCTGGTGGCCGATGCCGTACGTTGGCCGCGCCACCGTTATGTTGGTCAACCCCACGTCGTACGCGCTGAAAGGACAGGCTGAGGTGACCGCGGCGCGGGACGGTCGCGTGGCCGCCGAGCTGGCGACCGGGAAGACGGGCTACTTCACCGCGATCTCGAAACGCGGTGAGACGACGCAGGGCAGTGACTGGAACTTCGCCGACGTCACCGGCCGGGGCAAGTTCGTTGGCGTCTCCCAGACGATGGAGGGACTGCTTGCCGACGGCAACACCCGGGGCTACCTCGAGGGCGACGAACGGGTGTACGCCGATGGTGAGCGGACGCCCGCGATCCACGGCACCGGTACCGAGGACTACTACGAGTCCGGCTGGTACTTCAACGCCGGCACCTACTCGACGCCGTTCCACGGCAACTCGGCGCACGAGGTCCGGGCCGGGTTCTGTACGAACGAATGTGATGGCGCGTGGCGGCTGCACATCACCGACTCGGTCGGGTTCGAGAACCAGCTGAACTTCGGGATCGAGCACGGTCAGCAAGACGACCACCCGGCGATCTACGGGTCGACCGCGTTCCTCTACACGGCAGCGAAGTTCGGTGCCCGCGAGACCGACCGGATCGACACCGGATCGGCTGTCAGTCGCGCGCGGCACGGGTTCGCCGATGGTGGTACGCAGGCGGATCTGAGCGCCGTGTACGAAGGTGATCACGATGACATCACCCTGGCCGACCAGGTCCGTTCGAGCACCCAGCCGGTCAAGTTCAGCGTCAAGATCGATCCCGCCAACCGTGGCGTGACCTTGCGGCGTACGAGCGATCAGAACGCAGCCGGACAATCGGCCACGGTCGTTGTCAACGGCAAGGTTGCCGGGACTTGGTTGCAGCCGCTCGGCAACACCCATCAACGCTGGCTGGACGACAACTACCAGTTGCCTTCGGCCATCACTTTCGGCAGGACCCGGCTGGACATCGAGCTCCGGCCGACCGGTTCGGCGGCGTGGACAGCTTCGGCGTACGTAGTGCAGTCGCTGACCATCCCGTACCCGGACCGCAAGGCGCCCGGCGCGGTCGCCGGCGTGAACGCGGCAGGGCGTACGGACAACGCGATCAACGTGACCTGGAACGATGTCAGCGACGACAGCGGGATCGCGTACTACAACGTGTACGGTGCGAAGGACGGCGGCGCGGAGAAGCTGCTCGGAACCACGCCACTGCCCGGTTTCCTGCATCGCAACCTCGGTCTGCATGAGGCGTGGACGTACCGAATCGCCGCAGTGGACCTGGCCGGTCATCTCGGCGCGAAGTCGGCCACGGTCCAGGCGACGACCGGCAGTACGCTCCGGATCGAGGGCGAGTCGATGTTGCCGCCGGTGTCGTCTACGGTCGCGGTCGATGCGCAGGGCAACTGTTGTGGCGTGAGCTGGTCCGGCGGCGCGCAGGCGTGGATTCATGGCTCGAAAGCAGGTGACAAGACAGTCCTGAAGTTCGCCGTGCCGACCACCGGGTCGTACAAGCTGTCGACGGTTCTCACCAAGGCGGCTGACTACGGCATCGTCAACGTACAGATCGACAACGGCACCCCGGTGGCCTTCGACGGCTATCAGCCGGCCGGCGTCGGTACGCAACAGGTCGACTTCGGGACCTCACAACTCACCGCGGGCGACCACCAACTGACCATCACGCTGACCGGCAAGAACGCCGCGGCCACCGGGTACCTGGTCGGCCTCGACGTACTCAACCTCAACCTGAACTCCTGA
- the idi gene encoding isopentenyl-diphosphate Delta-isomerase — protein MTEERVVLLDERGHAIGTEPKATVHHAATPLHLAFSSYVVDAAGRVLLTRRALDKPTWPGIWTNSCCGHPLPDEPLEQAVRRRLSDELGITVASAELVLPKFRYRAEMPNGIVENEMCPVYRVRWSGDPTPVPSEVVDYRWVEWDELRARADLSPWCLEQLAQLTAAPDDWPLGHSADLPAAAQV, from the coding sequence GTGACCGAGGAACGGGTAGTACTGCTGGACGAGCGTGGGCACGCGATCGGGACCGAGCCGAAGGCGACGGTGCACCACGCGGCGACACCGCTCCATCTCGCGTTCTCCAGCTACGTCGTGGACGCGGCCGGGCGGGTGCTGCTGACCCGGCGCGCCCTCGACAAGCCGACCTGGCCGGGCATCTGGACCAACAGTTGCTGCGGGCATCCACTTCCGGACGAGCCGTTGGAGCAAGCCGTACGCCGCCGACTGTCCGACGAGCTCGGCATCACGGTCGCGTCGGCCGAGCTGGTGCTGCCCAAGTTCCGGTACCGCGCGGAGATGCCGAACGGGATCGTCGAGAACGAGATGTGTCCGGTGTACCGCGTGCGTTGGAGCGGTGACCCGACGCCGGTGCCGTCCGAGGTGGTCGACTACCGCTGGGTCGAGTGGGACGAACTACGCGCCCGCGCCGACCTGTCCCCATGGTGTCTGGAGCAACTGGCCCAGCTCACCGCCGCACCGGACGATTGGCCGCTCGGCCATTCGGCAGACCTACCCGCGGCCGCGCAGGTCTGA
- the tyrS gene encoding tyrosine--tRNA ligase produces the protein MNSVIERLRRTTDTIVGADDLRERLASGRQLRIKYGVDCTAPDLHLGHAVNLWMMRQLQDLGHRVVFLLGDLTTRVGDPTGRSETRPVLTPEQIDANAASFLEQVSLVLRTDPDVFEVRRNSEWYDAMSIAELLGLFGQVTQAQLMSRDMFRERVAAGREIGVHELVYPVLQAYDSFAMRSDLTIVGSDQLFNEQLGRVFQQRLGSPPQVVLTTTITPGIDGRAKQSKSLNNYIGLTDSPRDKFGKLMSIPDELVEAYARVYTELPLPTVAALAAAGGGRAARDAKLRLAAAVVTRYHGAGVAKAELDSFRHTFTDHGEPANIPAVTYAAERATILDLLQAARPTESNSNLRRLLRQGAVTLNGERLTDPATPVSLTTPLTLKSGPRTWHRITPVRSSG, from the coding sequence ATGAATTCCGTGATCGAGCGATTACGGCGTACCACCGACACCATCGTCGGCGCGGACGACCTGCGCGAACGCCTGGCGAGCGGGAGGCAGCTGCGGATCAAGTACGGCGTCGACTGCACCGCGCCGGACCTGCACCTCGGGCACGCGGTCAACCTGTGGATGATGCGCCAGCTGCAGGACCTCGGGCATCGGGTCGTGTTCCTGCTGGGTGATCTCACCACCCGCGTGGGTGATCCGACCGGGCGCTCCGAGACCCGGCCGGTGCTCACGCCCGAACAGATCGATGCCAACGCCGCGTCGTTCCTGGAGCAGGTCTCGCTGGTACTGCGCACCGATCCGGACGTGTTCGAAGTACGCCGCAACTCGGAGTGGTACGACGCGATGTCCATCGCCGAACTGCTCGGGCTCTTCGGGCAGGTCACGCAGGCACAGCTGATGAGCCGCGACATGTTCCGGGAACGCGTCGCGGCCGGGCGCGAGATCGGCGTCCACGAACTGGTGTACCCGGTGCTGCAGGCGTACGACAGTTTCGCGATGCGGAGCGATCTGACGATCGTGGGGTCGGATCAGCTGTTCAACGAGCAGCTCGGACGGGTGTTCCAGCAGCGGCTGGGGTCGCCGCCGCAGGTCGTACTGACCACGACCATCACCCCGGGGATCGACGGCCGGGCGAAGCAGTCGAAGTCGCTGAACAACTACATCGGGCTGACCGACAGCCCGCGGGACAAGTTCGGCAAGTTGATGAGCATCCCCGACGAACTCGTGGAGGCGTACGCCCGGGTCTACACCGAGCTCCCGCTCCCGACCGTCGCCGCCCTGGCCGCCGCCGGTGGTGGCCGCGCGGCCCGCGACGCCAAGCTCCGGCTGGCCGCCGCGGTCGTCACCCGCTACCACGGTGCCGGCGTGGCGAAAGCCGAACTCGACAGCTTCCGCCACACCTTCACCGATCACGGCGAACCGGCGAACATTCCAGCCGTCACGTACGCGGCCGAGCGGGCCACGATCCTCGACCTGCTCCAAGCGGCCCGCCCGACCGAGAGCAACTCCAACCTCCGCCGGCTCCTCCGCCAGGGCGCCGTAACGCTCAACGGCGAACGCCTGACCGACCCCGCCACCCCGGTCTCCTTGACGACCCCACTAACTCTCAAGTCCGGCCCTCGAACCTGGCATCGCATCACGCCGGTCAGGAGTTCAGGTTGA
- the gndA gene encoding NADP-dependent phosphogluconate dehydrogenase, translated as MSSEKAQIGVTGLAVMGRNLARNLARNGFSVALHNRSQARTDALVAEFGSEGTFVPSTDLAGFVESLEQPRKVIIMVKAGAPTDAVIDELVPLLDKGDIVVDAGNAHFADTRRREAALRDQGLHFVGSGVSGGEEGALNGPSIMPGGSPESYAALEPMLTKISAHVNGEPCCVHVGPDGAGHFVKMLHNGIEYADMQLIAEAYDLLRHVLDLSPAELADVFRDWNTGDLESFLIEITAEVLSQTDPTAGGPFVDIVLDQAEQKGTGRWTVQSALDLGIPVSGMAEAVFARSLSGDVVRREAAAGVLPGPASPKADVDRDAFIEDVRHALYSSKLVAYAQGFDAIRAASEEYGWNIDLGAMATIWRGGCIIRARFLDRIKEAYDRNADLPSLLVDDYFRDAVASGQEAWRRVVATAATVGVPAPGFSAALSYYDGLRAERLPAALIQGLRDLFGAHTYRRVDRDGSYHLEWSGDRSESTQ; from the coding sequence ATGAGCTCTGAGAAAGCCCAGATCGGTGTCACCGGCCTCGCGGTGATGGGCCGCAACCTGGCCCGGAACCTGGCGCGCAACGGGTTCAGTGTGGCCCTGCACAACCGGTCCCAGGCGCGTACCGACGCGCTGGTCGCGGAGTTCGGCTCCGAGGGCACCTTCGTCCCGTCGACGGACCTGGCCGGCTTCGTCGAGTCACTGGAGCAGCCGCGCAAGGTGATCATCATGGTCAAGGCCGGCGCCCCGACCGACGCGGTCATCGACGAGCTGGTGCCGCTGCTCGACAAGGGTGACATCGTCGTCGACGCCGGCAACGCGCACTTCGCCGACACCCGGCGCCGCGAGGCCGCGCTCCGCGACCAGGGCCTGCACTTCGTCGGGTCCGGCGTCTCCGGTGGCGAAGAGGGCGCGCTGAACGGCCCGAGCATCATGCCGGGCGGATCACCCGAGTCGTACGCCGCGCTGGAGCCGATGCTGACCAAGATCTCGGCGCACGTGAACGGCGAGCCGTGCTGCGTACACGTCGGGCCGGACGGCGCCGGGCACTTCGTGAAGATGCTGCACAACGGCATCGAGTACGCGGACATGCAACTGATCGCGGAGGCGTACGACCTGCTGCGCCACGTCCTCGACCTGTCGCCGGCCGAGCTGGCGGACGTGTTCCGGGACTGGAACACCGGCGACCTGGAGTCGTTCCTGATCGAGATCACCGCCGAGGTGCTCAGCCAGACCGACCCGACCGCCGGCGGGCCGTTCGTGGACATCGTGCTCGACCAGGCCGAGCAGAAGGGCACCGGCCGGTGGACCGTACAGTCCGCGCTCGACCTGGGCATTCCGGTCAGCGGGATGGCCGAGGCCGTGTTCGCGCGGTCGCTGTCCGGCGACGTGGTCCGCCGGGAGGCCGCGGCCGGCGTACTGCCCGGACCGGCTTCGCCGAAGGCCGACGTCGATCGGGACGCGTTCATCGAGGACGTCCGGCACGCGCTGTACTCGTCGAAGCTGGTCGCGTACGCGCAGGGGTTCGACGCGATCCGGGCGGCCAGCGAGGAGTACGGCTGGAACATCGACCTCGGCGCGATGGCGACGATCTGGCGCGGCGGCTGCATCATCCGGGCGCGGTTCCTGGACCGGATCAAGGAGGCGTACGACCGGAACGCCGACCTGCCGTCGCTGCTCGTCGACGACTACTTCCGAGACGCCGTCGCGAGTGGGCAGGAGGCCTGGCGCCGGGTAGTAGCGACAGCGGCGACCGTCGGCGTACCGGCTCCGGGCTTCTCGGCGGCGCTGTCGTACTACGACGGGCTACGGGCGGAGCGGCTGCCCGCAGCACTGATCCAGGGGCTGCGGGACCTGTTCGGCGCGCACACGTACCGGCGGGTCGACCGTGACGGCAGCTATCACCTGGAGTGGTCGGGCGACCGGTCCGAGAGCACCCAGTAG